The proteins below come from a single Terriglobales bacterium genomic window:
- a CDS encoding cyclase family protein: MKTFILACALIAALLLFAQRRAAAPKAPEFASVVDLTHSFGDKTPSYEVESGYKATTVKEIARDGYYLRNICLPEHFGTHIDAPAHFAAGRWTVDQIPPARLIGPLVVIDVSAQARLNADYQVSLDDVSIWEKANGAIPPGAIVMARTGWSEKWNTPAAYRNPDARGTLHFPGFAEDTARFLVDARGVVALGIDTLSVDYGPSRDYPVHHYTSSRSVYHLENVADLDRVPESGAIVLVGPAKLEGGSGGPVRILALLR; encoded by the coding sequence TTGAAGACTTTCATCCTGGCCTGCGCCCTGATCGCGGCCCTATTGCTCTTTGCGCAACGCCGCGCCGCGGCGCCCAAGGCTCCCGAATTCGCCAGCGTGGTTGACCTCACCCACTCCTTCGGCGACAAAACGCCCAGCTATGAGGTGGAATCCGGCTACAAGGCGACCACGGTCAAAGAAATCGCAAGAGACGGTTACTACCTGCGGAACATCTGCCTGCCCGAGCACTTCGGCACGCACATCGATGCGCCGGCACACTTTGCCGCCGGCCGCTGGACGGTGGACCAGATTCCGCCCGCCCGCCTCATCGGGCCACTGGTGGTCATTGACGTGAGCGCGCAGGCGCGGCTGAATGCCGACTACCAGGTCTCGCTCGATGATGTCTCCATTTGGGAGAAGGCCAACGGCGCCATTCCGCCGGGCGCGATCGTGATGGCGCGCACCGGGTGGTCGGAAAAGTGGAACACGCCCGCCGCATACCGCAACCCCGACGCGCGCGGCACGCTCCACTTTCCCGGCTTCGCCGAAGACACGGCGCGCTTCCTGGTGGACGCGCGCGGCGTCGTCGCGCTCGGCATCGACACCCTCAGCGTGGACTACGGGCCATCCAGGGACTACCCCGTCCACCACTACACGTCGTCCCGCAGCGTTTACCACTTAGAAAATGTCGCTGATCTCGATCGCGTGCCGGAATCCGGCGCTATTGTGCTAGTCGGACCGGCCAAGCTGGAGGGCGGTTCCGGCGGTCCGGTGCGCATTTTGGCACTTCTGCGCTAA